The DNA window AGAGTAACTTTGCACAAAAACAGATTGCATCCATGTACACTCTAAAAAGCAAATCTATTGTTACTACACCTACAGATAGCTAATGATAAGGATAAAAATTGTAAATTCACAAAACTTCTGCAGACACTAAACGATAATTTAACAGATGTGAAGCACTGTGGATGTAGGTGCTTTCCAACTAACCATAGCAATAGTTTCACAACTTTCAGCATCAGATTCAAATCTTAATCTGGAAAATGTGGTTTATGTGGCTCACCTAGTATAGAGAAGTATTCTACAATATTGCACATGTGCCACAAGTTTCTACAGCAAAACATCTTGAAGTTTACATGTGAGTCCTTCACTTGTTGAATAAATATGTCACTACTGACCACTCACTTGTGTTCACTGGTGGACAGTTTAATGACATAACACATAATGTTTAATGATTTGTGAGTAATCCAGTAACGTCTATGGTCATTTCTGATAAATGCATAAAACTTACATGCATAGTGGTATTCCAAAAATTCCTTATTGTCATCCCTTGTCTACTTATGCCTTCTTGTTCTACTAGCTGACTTTTCATCAGTGTGTCCTGATTCCTCAAcacctgatgaagaccatgTCAGGTGAAGGGAAGTGGACTCAGAGGCATGGCTCACTGTAGATGTTTAGAATATTTATTTACTGACAAagtgagtaattaagtaacgtaATGACTCCAACACTGGCTGCAACCATACCCCAGAATGTGATCGCTGATGTTAGGGTAAATGaatccagaaaacagaaagtaaaAGTTGAACTAGGCTCCTAGTACAGGGCGTGTCATTAGGCCCTGCTCATTTTATGGGATGCTCAATCttgtaacaaaactaaacttAAGAAAATAGCACATATTAAAAGCCTGAACATTGTCCTGAAATAAAGTATTACAATAAACTGCAATACTACTGGGGATggcttttttcctttcatgtaACAGGGCTTCTACATGTAGATTGTGAGcaaattattgttttgttttgtctttttttatgtgGTCACTGTTTATTATGcctttatggatttttttttcttaatgttacATACATGTTGGCAATCTAAACAGTGATATATGCTTCTTAAACATCTGTGAAACTGGAAACTGGTTTCATCGActcacatgtttgtgtgtcaaGCCAAGGTGTGAGTTTTCACACCCCTAGAAGCAAACAACAACAcccacaagaaaaaaagaacaaaaatgttttgataATCTCTGGAAGAAAACTTTCAGAAGAGAAACAGATAAGTGTTGATGAAaccacagacagacagcaagGTGATGCATAAAGTGTTTGATTAGTTGTTACTCTTTTTCTGTATCTAATTACTCATCTTACATATCTTACATCAAAactgtattgttttctttgcagtTTACAATGTaaattcatttgtttattttataacaTCCAAAAcccaatttaaaataaaatgaaatataatgtTTAGTTATTAGTGTTTGCTCCATAATGAGAGCTGTTTCCTTACTGAAACCAGGTTCTGGGTTCAAACTTCCTGGTCGGTTGGGGTCTTTGTGTGcagttttcatgtttatttCACAGTACAAATAAGTTCTTGTTAGTTTATTTTGTGGCTTCAGCCCTGCCATGATCCTGGCAGGGAAAGCAGAAGGAAATGGATGGATCAATgctgaagttttgtttttttttaatatcagttAAATTCTTTCACCCAATTACCCATTCAAtttaaaacacaacacaacaatttAAATTTAGGaatgataaaaatgaatgaattaatttGTATAACATACTTAAATAAATTTATACACATAGCATAATGGATGTGTTTCACATTGCAAATCAGTTATCTTTGCATTAACAAACTTTTCAGAATTATGTTGAAAAAAGGATGTGGTTAGAAGCACTATAAATGTGTCAGCTTGACACGCCTTCAATGAAGTGAACCGTTTTCCTGGCATCATGCACGGTCTGCAACTAATTCTGCTACTCAGTGTTTTGACATGTCTCAAACAAGCTGGTAAGAATTACAGTTTTTAGTCATTATTCTCCAAACATTTCATATGGGCATtagcatgctttttttttcttctgtctttaaAGCATGTGGAAGTGACATCATTGGTGGGGAGAAAGTCCCAAGGAAGTCAATGTTGTATGTGGTCTCAGTGCAAAACAAAAGTGGTCATATATGTGGAGGATTTCTGATCACCGAAGACTTTGTTGTCACTGCTGCACACTGTGACAATGAGTAAGTATCAGTCTTCATGTCATTTAACAGGTTTAGGAAATGTATTGAGTGCCTCTCAATAATCTCTGCTTCAGATACCCCACACACGTTGTTCTCGGTAACCACAATCTCAACAAAGGCCAAAAAATAAGTATCAATAAAAAATTCAAGCCTAGATTTTATCTAAATGTTTTACTGGGTGACGACATCATGCTCCTAAAAGTAAGTACAACAGTTTGAAGTGACATAGTTGTGTGATCTAATTATCTACATTACATTACAGCATAAGAATTTTTAATGTTAACTTTGTGATTTGATTTTGTATCTCTTCAGCTTTCTAGAAAAGCTCAGCTAAGcgacaaagtaaaaataattcaACTTCCAAATGCTAAAATAAACCTAAAAGAAAACGAAGTGTGCAAAGTGGCTGGATGGGGAATAACAGAA is part of the Pelmatolapia mariae isolate MD_Pm_ZW linkage group LG23, Pm_UMD_F_2, whole genome shotgun sequence genome and encodes:
- the LOC134621282 gene encoding duodenase-1-like; translation: MHGLQLILLLSVLTCLKQAACGSDIIGGEKVPRKSMLYVVSVQNKSGHICGGFLITEDFVVTAAHCDNEYPTHVVLGNHNLNKGQKISINKKFKPRFYLNVLLGDDIMLLKLSRKAQLSDKVKIIQLPNAKINLKENEVCKVAGWGITENGALTNILRVVDVPVINKTVCRKQYSVKNIRLPTNVICAGGYPTHKGFCLGDSGGPLVCAGLAVGIVSFNKGKCNYPKTPNVYTDISKYLPWINAILKNPNSYL